One region of Limnospira fusiformis SAG 85.79 genomic DNA includes:
- a CDS encoding competence/damage-inducible protein A, with translation MTAEIICVGTELLLGNITNTNAQFLGEQLAELGIPHYYQTVVGDNPERLKKAIAIASERSQLLIFTGGLGPTPDDLTVETIADFFQTPLIEKPEIIQDIAQKFASRGREMSPSNRKQALIPQGADILYNPIGSAPGIIWQPKGDRLTILTFPGVPAEMKRMWVEIAIPYLRLQGWCSQTIYSCILKFWGITESALAEQVAPFLDLQNPTVAPYANYGEVKLRISACAESATRAAALIEPIVTQLRQIAGLNCYGADDDTLASVVGQHLRQTQQTLSVAESCTGGGLGKMITEISGSSQYFLGGVIAYDNRIKHQLLGVNATDLEQLGAVSATVAEQMALGVRSLLQTDWGLSITGIAGPSGGTDSKPVGLVYIGLAQPDGTATVQEFRFGDQRERSWIQRASACSALDLLRRQF, from the coding sequence ATGACGGCTGAAATTATTTGTGTGGGGACAGAATTACTCCTGGGTAACATTACTAATACTAATGCCCAATTTCTGGGAGAACAATTAGCCGAACTTGGTATTCCTCACTATTATCAAACTGTGGTGGGAGATAACCCAGAACGTCTCAAAAAAGCGATCGCGATCGCCTCGGAAAGATCACAACTCCTAATTTTTACCGGAGGCTTGGGACCGACTCCCGACGACCTGACGGTAGAAACCATTGCCGACTTTTTCCAGACCCCCCTGATTGAAAAACCAGAAATCATCCAAGATATTGCCCAAAAATTCGCCAGCCGTGGGCGAGAAATGTCTCCCAGTAACCGCAAACAAGCCCTAATTCCCCAAGGGGCAGACATCCTCTACAATCCTATTGGTAGCGCTCCGGGGATTATTTGGCAACCAAAAGGCGATCGCCTCACCATCCTAACATTCCCCGGAGTTCCCGCCGAAATGAAACGAATGTGGGTAGAAATCGCCATTCCCTACCTACGGCTACAAGGCTGGTGTTCTCAGACCATCTACAGCTGCATCCTCAAATTTTGGGGCATTACCGAATCAGCATTAGCCGAACAAGTAGCCCCCTTCCTAGACCTACAAAATCCCACAGTAGCCCCCTATGCTAATTATGGCGAAGTCAAACTGCGAATTTCCGCCTGTGCCGAATCTGCCACCCGCGCCGCCGCACTTATTGAACCAATCGTAACCCAATTAAGACAAATTGCCGGATTAAACTGTTATGGTGCGGATGATGACACCCTCGCCTCCGTGGTCGGTCAGCATTTGCGACAAACACAACAGACCCTGAGTGTAGCTGAATCCTGCACCGGCGGCGGTTTGGGTAAAATGATTACCGAAATTTCTGGCAGTTCCCAATATTTCTTAGGTGGAGTTATCGCATACGATAACCGCATCAAACACCAACTCCTGGGAGTTAATGCCACCGACTTAGAGCAATTGGGGGCAGTATCCGCTACAGTTGCCGAACAAATGGCTCTGGGAGTGCGATCGCTCCTCCAAACCGACTGGGGACTATCCATAACCGGAATTGCTGGACCATCAGGAGGTACAGACAGCAAACCCGTCGGATTAGTATACATCGGACTAGCCCAACCCGACGGAACCGCCACCGTCCAAGAATTTCGTTTCGGGGACCAGCGAGAACGCTCCTGGATTCAACGAGCCAGCGCCTGTAGCGCCCTAGACCTACTCCGCCGCCAATTTTAA
- the aroQ gene encoding type II 3-dehydroquinate dehydratase yields MLSILVLHGPNLNLLGQREPGIYGKATLDDINQLLTQEAASLGAEVVARQSNHEGVLVDAIHSALDHHHGLLINAGAYTHTSIAIRDAISAVKIPTVEVHLSNIYTREPFRHHSYIAPIAIGQISGFGADSYCLGLRALVNYLRSP; encoded by the coding sequence TTGTTAAGTATTCTGGTGCTGCATGGTCCTAACCTAAACCTCTTAGGTCAGCGGGAACCGGGTATCTATGGCAAAGCCACTTTAGATGACATTAACCAACTGCTAACACAGGAGGCAGCATCATTAGGGGCTGAGGTTGTGGCTAGGCAGTCTAATCACGAGGGAGTCTTGGTCGATGCCATTCACTCAGCATTAGATCACCATCATGGCTTGCTGATCAATGCAGGAGCCTATACTCATACCAGTATTGCTATTAGGGACGCTATATCAGCAGTCAAAATTCCCACTGTTGAGGTTCACCTGAGTAATATTTACACCCGCGAACCCTTTAGGCATCATTCCTATATAGCCCCGATCGCGATCGGTCAGATTAGCGGTTTTGGGGCTGATAGTTATTGTTTAGGTTTGAGAGCATTGGTAAACTATCTGCGATCGCCCTAA